From the Thermus brockianus genome, the window CCACCAAAAGGGCCAAGGCGTAGCCCACCCCCTCTAGCCCCAAGAGGAGAAAAAGGGAGGCCAAGCCCAGGAAGACCGCCCCCAGGGTGCGGGCGAACCGGTGGGGCCTGGGGTCCTCCTCCGCCAGCCTTGGGGGCACCCGCAGGAGGCGCTTTAGGGCCACCATCAGGTCGTAGGGGGTGTGCTGGCTCGCCATGAGGAGGAAAAGAGCGTACACGAGCCAGGGGAGGTCCATCAGGGCCGCCAGGGGCAGAAGGAGGACCAAGAGGGCCTGGTTGAAACGGAGCTGGTTCTGGTCCGTCTTCATAGGGGCTACTATACACCTTAGCCCGTGAAGCTTAGGGGTAAAGGGCACATTCCCCATGGCAGAATGGTCCCGTGGTTCCCCTCCTCACCACCCCCTTGCCCACACCCCACGGCTTCACCACCCGGCTCGGCGGGGTTTCGGAAGGCCCCTTCCATAGCCTCAACCTCTCCCCCGCCACCGGGGACGACCCGGAGAAGGTGGCGGAGAACCAGCGCCGGGTCCTCAGCGCCTTCGGCCACCCCCCGGTGGCGGCGCTTAAGCAGGTGCACGGCACCGCCCTCCACCTCGTGGAGGGCCCTGGGGTTTGGGAAGGGGATGGCCTCCTCACCACCGCCCCGGGCCTCCTCCTCCGGGTAGGGGTGGCGGACTGCTACCCCCTCCTCCTCTACCACCCCCAAGGGGCGGTGGCCGCCCTGCACGCCGGCTGGCGGGGCGTGGTGGGGGGGATTTTGCCCAAGGCCCTCGCCCTCCTGGAAGCCCTGGGGCTGGACCCCAAGGAGGCCCACCTGGCCATAGGCCCCGGCATCGGGGGGTGCTGCTACCAGGTGGGGGAGGAGGTGGCGGAGGCCTTCCAAGGG encodes:
- a CDS encoding DUF4395 domain-containing protein; protein product: MKTDQNQLRFNQALLVLLLPLAALMDLPWLVYALFLLMASQHTPYDLMVALKRLLRVPPRLAEEDPRPHRFARTLGAVFLGLASLFLLLGLEGVGYALALLVALLAFINLAFGFCLGCFLYLHLRYARALFTGK
- the pgeF gene encoding peptidoglycan editing factor PgeF; its protein translation is MVPLLTTPLPTPHGFTTRLGGVSEGPFHSLNLSPATGDDPEKVAENQRRVLSAFGHPPVAALKQVHGTALHLVEGPGVWEGDGLLTTAPGLLLRVGVADCYPLLLYHPQGAVAALHAGWRGVVGGILPKALALLEALGLDPKEAHLAIGPGIGGCCYQVGEEVAEAFQGAGLPTFRKDESAPGKYLLDLERAILLQAERAGISPKRTYRVGLCTACSQALFSHRRDRGRTGRMWGLVMLPH